Genomic window (Melioribacteraceae bacterium):
AAAAATTCATGGGGGTAAAATTAGAGTAGATAGCTCGGAGGGAATTGGAACTTCATTCATAATTAATCTCCCTATTATTTACGAAGAAATTTTTGAGAAAGCAGTTGAACAGGATTTTGTGGATAAATCTGAATTCATAAAACTCAAATTCCCCGAAAATGATTTTACCGAAATAAATGAGAATTCGGATACTGAATTGCAAAACAAGGAGGGAAAAAGCAAAATACTTATAGTTGAAGATCATGCCGACATGAGAGAATACCTGAGGGAAGAACTCGAAGATAAATATGAAATTTTGGATGCTGTAAATGGTGAAGATGGATTGAAAAAAGCTTTAACCTTTGGGCCTGATTTAATATTGAGTGATATTATGATGCCTCAGATGGATGGAATTGAGTTTTGTAAAAAAATTAAAACCGATGAGAGAACCAGCCACATTGCAATAATTTTACTTACAGCCCGTTCCTCTCAAGAACATAAAATTGAAGGTTTTGAAACAGGTGCGGACGATTATATTGTAAAACCGTTTCATTCAAAAGAACTTCAGATCAAGATTCATAATATTATTGAGACACGAAAAAGGCTGCGTGAAAAGTTTAGCAAATTATTGCAGATTGAACCAAGCAGTATTGAGATTACTTCCGTTGATCAGAAATTTCTGAAAAGGGCAATCGACTTAATCGAGAAGCATATTGATGATACAGAATTTAGTGTGGAGGTGTTCAGTAAAGAGATTGGGATGAGCCGCGTTAGCTTGTACAATAAGTTGAAATCGCTAACTAATTATTCGGTGCAAGAATTTATTTTTGCCATACGTTTAAAAAGAGCCGCTCAATTACTTCGTGAATCAGGTATGAGTGTTACAGAGATTGCCTATAATGTAGGATTTAAAGATCCATCACACTTTAGCAAATTATTCAAGAAACAATTTGGTGTTTCACCAAAATCTTATGTAGGTGGTAATACTGAGCAAAGTAAATCGGCTAATCAACAATTATGAATTCCACCGGCATGATAGTGAAAAAATTGTTCTATTTATTCGCTTTCGCTTTCTCCTTGATAAATGCACAAAATAAACTGCAACTTCCCGCTATCATTGGCAGCAATATGGTGCTTCAGCAAAAATCGAGTGCACCCATTTGGGGCAAAGGTGAGCCCGGTTCAGAAATTGAAATTAAGTGCAGTTGGAGTTATACTACAAATACGGTTACCACGAAAGATTCTACTTGGAAAACTGAATTATTAACTCCTTCCGCTGGAGGACCATATAAAATTGAAATTATCAGCAAGAATAATAAAATAGTATTAACCAATATTTTAATTGGTGAAGTGTGGCTCTGCTCAGGGCAATCAAATATGGAAATGCCGCTGGAAGGCTTATCGGCTAAAGATTCGGTCTTAAATTCTAAATATGAAATCTTGAACGCTAATAATCCAAATATCCGTTTATTTACTGTCACAAAAATTGCTTCACTAACTCCTAAATCTGATTGTATCGGAGAATGGAATGAATGTAATTCGGAAAATGTAAAGAATTTTAGCGCAGTTGCCTATTTATTCGGGAAAAAATTGTTTGAAGAATTAAATGTTCCAATAGGACTTATTCATTCAAGCTGGGGTGGCACCGCTGCCGAAGTGTGGATTGAAAAAAAGTCATTGTTACAATTCAAAGAGTTTGACGATGTATTGCAGAACATTGAAGCAACAGTCGCTACTCGGAATCAATTGTTTGATTGGTTAAAGCAGTTCCCTTCAATTGAAGTTAAAAATTATAATCGTAATGATTTATGGAACAAAATAGATTTTAATGATGCTCATTTAAGTTTACCAGATATAGATGATTCATATTGGAGAAAAATGGTGCTCCCAATAAACTGGGAGAAGACAGATTTTAGAGAGTATAACGGTTTTGTTTGGTTTAGAAAAAAAATTGAATTACCCAAAAATTGGGTCGGAAAGGATTTAACAATTGAACTTGGGGCGATTGACGACTATGACGTTTCTTATGTTAATGGTAAAAAAATTGGTGAAGTAAATTCACTCCGAAGCTGGAAGAATAATCGTGTTTATACAATTTCAAAAGATATTAATGATTCTGATATCCTAACAATTGCAGTTCGTGTTCATGATTCAGGTGGTGTTGGTGGTGGAATTTATGGTGGTGGATTTAGAATGAGATTAATTCTCAATAATTCTGAAGAGGAAATACCTATTGATGGAGAATGGAAATATCTACCAACCGCAGAATTGTCTGAAATGAAGTATTATATTTTTCTAAATAATATTGAAGAGTTGATTAACAGACCCACAATTACTTTTCCTCTTTCTCAAAGGACTCCAACAGCTCTGTTTAATGGAATGATTGCACCAATTATTCCATATGGAATAAAGGGAGTGATTTGGTATCAAGGGGAATCTAACACACCAAATCCATATTTGTACGAAATGCTATTTCCTTCACTAATTAATAACTGGCGAGAAAACTGGGGATATGAATTCCCGTTTTATTTTGTTCAGATTGCCCCTTATAAGCATGGTGGGGAGTTGGGATCTCAATACTTGAGAGATGCCCAACGAAAAACATTGAATATGAAAAATACTGGAATGGCTGTAACTCTGGATATCGGTGATTCGTTGAATGTTCACCCGGCTAACAAAACTGGTGTCGCTGATAGACTAGCTCTGTGGGCGCTTGCTAATCAATATGGAAGAAATATTGTCTACTCAGGTCCACTTTACAAATCTTTTCAAAAGAACTTTAATAAAATTGAAATTTCATTTGACCATGTCGGCTGTGGGATAGTACTAAGAGAAAATGTAATAGGGAATCAATTCCTAATTTCAGGGGAAGATAAAATATTTAAACCGGCTCAAGTTCTAATTGAAGGAGACAAGCTGATTGTTTGGTCCGATGAAATACCAACTCCAGAAGCGGTAAGATACGCCTGGGAAAATATTGTAATACCAACACTTTTTAATTTTGAGGGGCTCCCCGCTTCTTCATTTAGAACGGACAGTTGGTAGAAATTGATAGTGGCAAACTATCAATTAATTATTAAAACATGTTGAGAATGCAAGAATTATTTGAACCAATAAGATCTTTAGAAAACCACCAATTTAGCTTTTTTGAGAAATATTAATCGTTTTTACCCACAAACCTAAGAATTAAACCCCTAAACCAGCATTGACAATCACTCAATTCTATTTTTATTACTGTAATCTAATTATTAACTATTCAAGATAATTGTTATGAATTTAACACCAAATGCGAATTCAGAAATCAAGACCTCGCAAATTAAAAATTATAAAACTGCTTTTTTATTGATGACCTCCCTCTTCTTTATCTGGGGAGCAATTGTTTCCCTTAATGATATTTTAATTCCTCATCTTAAAAGTCTTTTTAATATGAATTATACCGAAACAATGCTCATCCAATTTTGTTATTTCGGGGCCTATTTTACTATGGCAATTCCGGCAAGTATGGTGATTGGGAAAATTGGTTACAAGAATGGTATTGTTCTAGGATTAGCGATAGTTGGAATAGGCTGTCTTATCTTTTTACCCGCGGCATATGCAATATCATACGGATTGTTCCTTTTCGGACTCTTTATTATGGCTACGGGTAATGTTTTTTTACAAGTAGTTGGCAATCCCTATGTCTCAATATTGGGTGCGCCGGAAACAGCGTCGAGTCGCTTAAATTTTGCCCAGGGAATTAATTCACTCGCCACAACAATTGCTCCACTGATGGGTGCTTATGTAATTTTAGGAGAGTTTGAAAATTCCGCAGATCATGCTGCTTCTGTTCAGGGCCCTTATGTTGGATTAGCAATCTTTTCAATATTAATTGCGGTTGTGTTCGCATTCATAAAACTCCCTTCAATAGCCGGTAACAATAATTCGGTAAAAAAAACAGAGATGAGTGTTTTAAAATACCGACAAGTAAGATTAGGTGTAATCGCGTTGGCCCTATATGTAGGTGCTGAGGTTTCAATTGGAAGTTTTATAGTAAGTTTTTTAGGAGAACCTAATATAGCGGGATTGCCAGAACAAACAGCTGCTAAATATATTCCATTGTATTGGGGTGGTTTAATGGTAGGCCGGTTTATTGGTGCTGCCATACTACAAAAATTTAGCGCTCAAAAAGTGCTGGTATTGGCGTCTATTGCCGCATTTATATTTATCGCTATTACAATTTTAACAGAGGGACCCATTTCTATGTGGGCAATGTTACTTACCGGTTTGTTTAATTCAATTATGTGGTCGAACATTTTTGCTCTGTCAATTAATGGGCTTGGTGATCTTACAATAAAAGCTTCAGGTGTTCTTGTGATGGCTCCGGTTGGAGGCGCAATTCTTCCTTTGCTGCAAGGGGTTTTAGCGGACATACCAGCAATTGGCTTGCATTATTCCTTTGTGCTGCCTCTTCTGTGCTACCTATTTATTTTTTATTACGGACTTAGCGGATATAAACCAGCGAAAGGCGAAACCGTGAATTTATGATGCTAATTAAAAACATGATTTTTCAGTAATAAGCGGGAGAAAGCTTATAATGTTTTTTACCAAGAAAGTTTTAATGATAGCGATGCTGATGTTATTTATTGGGCAATCTAGAATTCATGCTCAAGTAAAAATTGACTCAAAATCATTGCATAAATTAAATGGAACTCATGACCTCAGTCTTCCCGACTGGGGCCCATATACAAAAAGATATATTGGAATTTCCCACATCCCCGATAAAAATATGGGAATTAGATTTGACCTCAGTATCTTCCCGGGTTTCTATAGAAGAAAAGTTGCGGTACCAAATGTATTATTCGAAAATGAATACCATCCCTGGCAAGCTTCACCAAATCTAGAATATTTTAGTTTTCGGCATGAGTTGGAATGGAAAGATCAGGTGTATACAGATATTTCTTATTCAAAAATAAATGATAAAGCACGCTTAATAAGAATTGATTGTGTGAATAATACAATTCAAAATCAAAATATTGCTCTTCACTTCATGGCGTTCTTTAATTTTCCCCCTATTAAAGAATACAGTATTTCTACACCAATTTACCCGGGAATAATTAGCTTGCCTAAAGATGCCATATGGATTGATGCTTTAGATTACCAGAATCTTAATTTTAGCAAGCAAAGACCACAAGATGATCTCGTATATGATGGAAAAATGAGAGGAGAAGTAAGGAGTGATGGATTTGTTAACGGATCAGGTATAGGAGATGGTTTTGGTATTGATAAGGGGGATAACGTTAGCTACAGAATTAAGTTAGATAAATCATATTCCGATGCATCACTTCTGATTCGATATAAAATTAAAAAAAATAATGAGCTCGGGATAAAATTATCTGGTATTGTAAATAGCGAAATAAAACTAAAGGGGATTAACGATTTTGACAGTGAAATTATAAAGATTGGACAATTAAAAAAAGGAGATTACGAGCTTAACATAATTTCTGACGGAGGCTCAGAAGTTGAGTTTGACGGATTTGCAATTTCAGAATCCAACTTAATAAACAGTATTACTATTAAGAGAAAAGAATGGAATCCCGCTCCAACAATAACCGAGGGACCAGTCGCAAATTCTATACTATTAAAATATGATGACATTGATATTTATTATGGACTTTTGTGGGATTATGATATGTTTGAAATACGTCAATGGTTCAACCAGGACCTAAGTTCGTATTTTAAACAAATGGTTAATGAACATGTTAGAATGATTTTTAATGGTGAAGGAGATGGACATTTTACAAATGTTTTTCTCAAACCAATAGACATCAAACCAAATTCCACCAAAACATTATATAGCGTAATATGCAGTGGTACTAAATCGGAAGTTGAAAAATATCTCTCTGAAATGAATAGTAGTAAAAATAAATTTGAATCAATTTATGAAACGGCTAAAAATCATGTGGTTGATTTAAAACCAAATCCCGATGGCGAAAAATATAAATTTAGTATCGAAAAAATGAATGCGACTCTAGCATGCAATGTTGTGTATCCGGTTTACACTCAAAGGGAATATATTCGCCACAGCGCGCCGGGTAGATGGTGGGATTGTCTTTATACGTGGGATTCGGGATTTATTGGATTAGGGTTATTGAAAACAGATATATGGAGAGCAGTTGAAAATTTAAATGCATATGTGCAAGAGCCGGGGGCTCAGTCGGCATTTATTCATCACGGATCTCCTGTTCCTGTTCAGCATTATCTATT
Coding sequences:
- a CDS encoding sugar MFS transporter encodes the protein MNLTPNANSEIKTSQIKNYKTAFLLMTSLFFIWGAIVSLNDILIPHLKSLFNMNYTETMLIQFCYFGAYFTMAIPASMVIGKIGYKNGIVLGLAIVGIGCLIFLPAAYAISYGLFLFGLFIMATGNVFLQVVGNPYVSILGAPETASSRLNFAQGINSLATTIAPLMGAYVILGEFENSADHAASVQGPYVGLAIFSILIAVVFAFIKLPSIAGNNNSVKKTEMSVLKYRQVRLGVIALALYVGAEVSIGSFIVSFLGEPNIAGLPEQTAAKYIPLYWGGLMVGRFIGAAILQKFSAQKVLVLASIAAFIFIAITILTEGPISMWAMLLTGLFNSIMWSNIFALSINGLGDLTIKASGVLVMAPVGGAILPLLQGVLADIPAIGLHYSFVLPLLCYLFIFYYGLSGYKPAKGETVNL
- a CDS encoding glycosyl hydrolase family 2 — translated: MIVKKLFYLFAFAFSLINAQNKLQLPAIIGSNMVLQQKSSAPIWGKGEPGSEIEIKCSWSYTTNTVTTKDSTWKTELLTPSAGGPYKIEIISKNNKIVLTNILIGEVWLCSGQSNMEMPLEGLSAKDSVLNSKYEILNANNPNIRLFTVTKIASLTPKSDCIGEWNECNSENVKNFSAVAYLFGKKLFEELNVPIGLIHSSWGGTAAEVWIEKKSLLQFKEFDDVLQNIEATVATRNQLFDWLKQFPSIEVKNYNRNDLWNKIDFNDAHLSLPDIDDSYWRKMVLPINWEKTDFREYNGFVWFRKKIELPKNWVGKDLTIELGAIDDYDVSYVNGKKIGEVNSLRSWKNNRVYTISKDINDSDILTIAVRVHDSGGVGGGIYGGGFRMRLILNNSEEEIPIDGEWKYLPTAELSEMKYYIFLNNIEELINRPTITFPLSQRTPTALFNGMIAPIIPYGIKGVIWYQGESNTPNPYLYEMLFPSLINNWRENWGYEFPFYFVQIAPYKHGGELGSQYLRDAQRKTLNMKNTGMAVTLDIGDSLNVHPANKTGVADRLALWALANQYGRNIVYSGPLYKSFQKNFNKIEISFDHVGCGIVLRENVIGNQFLISGEDKIFKPAQVLIEGDKLIVWSDEIPTPEAVRYAWENIVIPTLFNFEGLPASSFRTDSW